The Dunckerocampus dactyliophorus isolate RoL2022-P2 chromosome 1, RoL_Ddac_1.1, whole genome shotgun sequence genome has a segment encoding these proteins:
- the rarga gene encoding retinoic acid receptor gamma-A isoform X2, with protein sequence MFDCMEALGMGPRQLYDVTSRGACMLRKASPFFAGLDPFAWTGTASIQSVETQSTSSEEMVPSSPSPPPPPRVYKPCFVCQDKSSGYHYGVSSCEGCKGFFRRSIQKNMVYTCHRDKNCQINKVTRNRCQYCRLQKCFEVGMSKEAVRNDRNKKKKDVKEEVVLPESYELSGELEELVNKVSKAHQETFPSLCQLGKYTTNSSSDHRVQLDLGLWDKFSELSTKCIIKIVEFAKRLPGFTTLTIADQITLLKSACLDILMLRICTRYTPEQDTMTFSDGLTLNRTQMHNAGFGPLTDLVFAFAGQLLPLEMDDTETGLLSAICLICGDRMDLEEPQKVDKLQEPLLEALKIYARRRRPNKPHMFPRMLMKITDLRGISTKGAERAITLKMEIPGPMPPLIREMLENPEAFEDQTERNDSPPPLPPLQPPPAPALVLKQEAEDEDDSWVTENGSEPSPEEEEEDDDDDDAGDEERDRGSDSDGEPWGVLDAIDSARKGLVGRAQ encoded by the exons CGGTGGAGACCCAGAGCACCAGCTCGGAAGAGATGGTGCCCAGTTCTCCATCTCCACCTCCCCCACCTCGGGTCTACAAGCCCTGCTTTGTGTGCCAGGACAAGTCCTCAGGGTATCACTATGGGGTCAGTTCCTGCGAGGGCTGCAAG GGTTTCTTCCGTCGCAGTATCCAGAAGAACATGGTGTACACCTGCCACCGAGACAAGAACTGTCAGATTAACAAGGTCACGCGCAACCGCTGCCAGTACTGCAGGCTGCAGAAGTGCTTTGAGGTTGGCATGTCCAAGGAAG CGGTACGCAACGAcagaaacaaaaagaagaaggatGTGAAAGAGGAGGTGGTGCTTCCAGAGAGCTATGAGCTAAGTGGAGAACTGGAGGAGCTGGTCAATAAAGTCAGCAAAGCTCACCAGGAGACCTTCCCTTCACTTTGCCAGCTGGGCAAATACACCACA AACTCCAGCTCCGACCACCGTGTCCAGCTTGATCTGGGCCTATGGGACAAATTCAGTGAGCTCTCTACCAAATGCATCATCAAGATAGTGGAATTTGCCAAGCGGCTGCCGGGTTTCACCACCCTCACCATTGCTGACCAGATCACACTTCTTAAGTCTGCCTGCCTGGACATTCTG ATGCTTAGGATCTGCACGCGATACACTCCAGAACAGGACACAATGACCTTCTCAGATGGCTTAACTCTGAACCGGACACAGATGCACAACGCTGGTTTTGGACCCCTAACAGACTTGGTGTTTGCCTTTGCCGGCCAGCTTTTACCCCTGGAGATGGATGACACCGAAACTGGTCTCCTCAGCGCCATCTGCCTCATCTGTGGAG ATCGTATGGATCTAGAGGAGCCCCAGAAAGTGGATAAGCTGCAAGAGCCTCTGCTGGAGGCTTTAAAGATTTATGCCCGTCGTCGCCGCCCCAACAAGCCCCACATGTTCCCCCGCATGCTCATGAAGATCACGGACCTCAGAGGCATCAGCACCAAAG GTGCGGAGAGAGCCATCACTCTGAAGATGGAAATCCCAGGCCCGATGCCTCCCCTGATCAGGGAGATGCTTGAGAACCCGGAAGCCTTCGAAGACCAAACGGAGCGCAACGACAGCCCGCCACCCCTTCCGCCCCTGCAGCCACCTCCCGCCCCCGCCCTCGTGCTGAAGCAAGAGGCGGAAGACGAGGACGACAGCTGGGTCACAGAGAACGGCAGCGAGCCGTCGcccgaggaggaggaagaggacgatGACGACGATGATGCGGGCGATGAAGAGCGAGACAGGGGCTCGGACAGTGACGGGGAGCCGTGGGGGGTTCTGGATGCCATTGACAGTGCCAGGAAAGGCCTTGTTGGGAGGGCTCAGTGA